The following proteins come from a genomic window of Streptomyces liliiviolaceus:
- a CDS encoding ABC transporter permease, translating to MTQPVSPPRDDTPKLSSQAERSPWRAVVARADVRTLSLLGVLAVLILIGGITKPDEFLDTRNLQLVLTQASVIGVVTVGMTFVIISGGIDLSVGAIVALASVWATTVATQDFGFTGVLFTAVLVGVGCGLVNGVLIAYGAMVPFIATLAMLASARGLALQITDGNTQVVTIDGILDLGERDSYILGVPPLVLMFAVVTIIGWLVLNRTTFGRRTVAVGGNAEATRLAGIDVRRQRLYLYLLSGLCCGIAAFMLIILSGSGQNTNGNLYELDAIAAAIIGGTLLTGGRGTIVGSVLGVLIFTTITNIFALNNLQSDVQQIAKGAIIVAAVLVQRRTANTT from the coding sequence ATGACGCAGCCCGTGTCCCCGCCCCGGGACGACACCCCGAAGCTGTCATCGCAGGCGGAGCGCAGCCCCTGGCGGGCGGTCGTGGCCCGCGCCGACGTCCGCACCCTGTCACTGCTCGGTGTGCTCGCCGTCCTGATCCTCATCGGAGGCATCACCAAGCCCGACGAGTTCCTCGACACCCGCAACCTCCAACTCGTCCTCACCCAGGCCTCGGTGATCGGTGTCGTCACCGTCGGGATGACCTTCGTCATCATCTCCGGCGGCATCGACCTGTCCGTCGGCGCGATCGTGGCCCTCGCCTCGGTCTGGGCGACCACCGTCGCCACCCAGGACTTCGGCTTCACGGGGGTCCTCTTCACGGCGGTGCTCGTCGGTGTCGGCTGCGGCCTCGTGAACGGGGTACTGATCGCGTACGGCGCCATGGTGCCGTTCATCGCGACCCTCGCCATGCTCGCCTCGGCCCGCGGCCTCGCCCTGCAGATCACCGACGGCAACACCCAGGTCGTCACCATCGACGGCATCCTCGATCTCGGCGAGCGGGACTCCTACATCCTCGGCGTCCCGCCACTGGTCCTGATGTTCGCGGTCGTGACGATCATCGGCTGGCTCGTGCTCAACCGCACCACCTTCGGCCGGCGCACGGTGGCCGTCGGCGGCAACGCGGAGGCGACCCGGCTCGCCGGTATCGACGTACGCCGCCAGCGCCTCTACCTCTATCTGCTCTCCGGACTGTGCTGCGGCATCGCGGCCTTCATGCTGATCATCCTGTCCGGCTCGGGCCAGAACACCAACGGCAACCTGTACGAGCTCGACGCGATCGCCGCCGCGATCATCGGCGGCACGCTGCTCACGGGGGGACGCGGCACCATCGTCGGCTCGGTGCTCGGGGTCCTGATCTTCACCACGATCACCAACATCTTCGCTCTGAACAACCTGCAGAGCGACGTCCAGCAGATCGCCAAGGGCGCGATCATCGTCGCCGCCGTACTCGTCCAGCGCCGCACCGCGAACACCACGTAG
- a CDS encoding Gfo/Idh/MocA family protein: protein MGQPQQPDEEQAGAQAGARAGRRPLGVGMVGYAFMGAAHSQGWRTADRVFDLPLRPVLAAVCGRDAAAVRTAADRLGWAAAETDWRALIARDDVDLVDVCTPGDSHAEIAIAALAAGKHVLCEKPLANTVEEAEAMTAAAEAAAERGQVAMVGFNYRRVPATALARKMVAEGRIGALRHVRVTYLQDWLVDREFPLTWRLRRESAGSGALGDLGAHIVDLAQYLAGEPVIGVSALTETFVRERPLLSGSSSGLSAAGGGELGPVTVDDAALFTGRFASGALASFEATRFATGRKNSLRIELNGESGSLAFDLERLNELSYHDGTEPATHAGFRRILVTEPDHPYLEAWWPPGHGLGYEHTFVHQARDLVHTIAQGGRPLPSFADGLQVQRVLAAVEESAEKNSVFTPIAS, encoded by the coding sequence ATGGGACAGCCGCAGCAGCCTGACGAGGAACAGGCCGGGGCGCAAGCCGGGGCACGGGCGGGCAGACGCCCGCTGGGCGTCGGCATGGTCGGATACGCGTTCATGGGCGCCGCCCACTCCCAGGGCTGGCGCACCGCGGACCGCGTCTTCGACCTCCCGCTCCGGCCCGTCCTCGCCGCCGTCTGCGGCCGTGACGCGGCAGCCGTGAGAACGGCGGCCGACCGGCTCGGCTGGGCCGCCGCCGAGACCGACTGGCGGGCCCTGATCGCCCGCGACGACGTCGACCTCGTGGATGTCTGCACCCCCGGCGACAGCCACGCCGAGATCGCCATCGCCGCGCTCGCCGCGGGCAAGCACGTGCTGTGCGAGAAGCCCCTCGCCAACACGGTCGAGGAGGCCGAGGCGATGACCGCCGCCGCGGAGGCCGCCGCGGAACGCGGCCAGGTGGCGATGGTCGGCTTCAACTACCGCCGGGTGCCCGCGACGGCACTGGCCAGGAAGATGGTCGCCGAGGGCCGCATCGGCGCACTGCGGCACGTACGGGTGACGTACCTTCAGGACTGGCTGGTGGACCGGGAGTTCCCGCTGACCTGGCGGCTGCGCAGGGAGTCGGCGGGCTCGGGCGCGCTCGGCGACCTGGGCGCCCACATCGTCGACCTCGCGCAGTACCTGGCGGGCGAGCCGGTGATCGGGGTGTCCGCGCTCACCGAGACGTTCGTACGGGAGCGGCCGCTGCTCTCCGGGTCGTCCAGCGGCCTCTCGGCGGCCGGCGGCGGCGAACTCGGGCCCGTCACGGTCGACGACGCCGCCCTGTTCACCGGACGGTTCGCCTCCGGAGCCCTCGCGTCCTTCGAGGCCACCCGGTTCGCGACCGGCCGCAAGAACTCCCTGCGCATCGAACTCAACGGCGAGAGCGGTTCGTTGGCCTTCGACCTGGAGCGCCTCAACGAACTCTCGTACCACGACGGCACGGAGCCGGCCACGCACGCGGGCTTCCGCCGCATCCTCGTCACCGAACCCGACCACCCGTACCTGGAGGCCTGGTGGCCGCCGGGCCACGGTCTGGGCTACGAGCACACCTTCGTGCACCAGGCCCGCGACCTGGTCCACACGATCGCGCAGGGCGGCCGGCCACTGCCGTCCTTCGCCGACGGGCTGCAGGTGCAGCGCGTGCTCGCGGCGGTCGAGGAGAGCGCCGAGAAGAACTCCGTCTTCACCCCCATAGCCAGCTGA
- a CDS encoding sugar phosphate isomerase/epimerase family protein, with protein MPRTFTLFTGQWADLPLEEVCRLARDFGYDGLELACWGDHFEVDKALTDPGYLDSRRELLDKYGLKCWAISNHLVGQAVCDAIIDERHQAILPARIWGDGEAEGVRQRAAAEIADTARAAAAFGVDTVIGFTGSAIWHLVAMFPPAPESMIERGYEDFADRWNPILDVFDNEGVRFAHEVHPSEIAYDYWTTKEALKAVDHRPAFGLNFDPSHFVWQDLDPVGFLYDFRDRIYHVDCKEARKRLDGRNGRLGSHLPWGDPRRGWDFVSAGHGDVPWEDVFRMLRSIDYTGPISVEWEDAGMDRLQGAPEALTRLKAFDFEPPTASFDAAFGGND; from the coding sequence ATGCCGCGCACCTTCACGCTCTTCACCGGCCAGTGGGCCGATCTGCCGCTCGAAGAGGTCTGCCGCCTCGCCCGCGACTTCGGCTACGACGGACTCGAACTCGCCTGCTGGGGCGACCACTTCGAGGTCGACAAGGCTCTCACGGACCCCGGGTACCTGGACTCGCGGCGGGAACTGCTCGACAAGTACGGCCTCAAGTGCTGGGCCATCTCCAACCACCTGGTCGGCCAGGCCGTCTGCGACGCCATCATCGACGAACGCCACCAGGCGATCCTGCCCGCCCGCATCTGGGGCGACGGCGAGGCCGAGGGCGTACGGCAGCGGGCGGCGGCCGAGATCGCCGACACCGCACGGGCCGCCGCGGCCTTCGGCGTCGACACCGTCATCGGCTTCACCGGCTCCGCGATCTGGCACCTGGTCGCGATGTTCCCGCCGGCCCCCGAGTCGATGATCGAGCGCGGCTACGAGGACTTCGCCGACCGCTGGAACCCCATCCTCGACGTCTTCGACAACGAGGGCGTGCGGTTCGCCCACGAGGTCCACCCCAGCGAGATCGCGTACGACTACTGGACGACCAAGGAGGCGCTCAAGGCCGTCGACCACCGGCCGGCCTTCGGGCTGAACTTCGACCCGTCGCACTTCGTCTGGCAGGACCTCGACCCGGTCGGCTTCCTCTACGACTTCCGCGACCGGATCTACCACGTCGACTGCAAGGAGGCGCGCAAGCGCCTCGACGGCCGCAACGGCCGTCTCGGCTCGCACCTCCCGTGGGGCGATCCCCGCCGCGGCTGGGACTTCGTGTCCGCGGGCCACGGCGACGTGCCCTGGGAGGACGTCTTCCGGATGCTGCGCTCCATCGACTACACGGGACCGATCTCGGTCGAGTGGGAGGACGCGGGCATGGACCGCCTCCAGGGCGCACCCGAGGCACTCACCCGGCTGAAGGCCTTCGACTTCGAACCGCCCACCGCGTCCTTCGACGCGGCATTCGGCGGCAACGACTAG
- a CDS encoding sugar ABC transporter ATP-binding protein: MAPEPPLLTMSGITKSFPGVRALDGVDLDVLTGEVHCLLGQNGAGKSTLIKVLAGAHQPDDGAIGWRGEQVTLRSPIAAMRLGIATIYQELDLVEGLSVAENVYLGHEPTSAGFVVRGKDARASTAALLKRLGHPEIDPGRLVGELSAAHQQIVSMARALSHDVRLIVMDEPSAALDPDEVDNLFRIVGDLTAEGVAVVYISHRLEEIRRIGDRVTVLKDGRAVANGLPAKSTPTREVVALMTGRNVEYVFPPRPGHQDLPEPVLEVQGLSRQGEFESLDLTLRPGEIVGLAGLVGSGRSEILETIYGARKPSTGQVRVQGKQLKPGSVRAAVAAGLGLAPEERKAQALLMLESVTRNVSVSSISRFSYGGWLDRNAERDAARKATRELSLRPDNPSALIRTLSGGNQQKAVLARWLLRGCRVLLLDEPTRGVDVGARAELYAVIRRLADEGLAVLMVSSEVPEVLGLADRVLVLREGRVVHRAPAQELDEHRVLDLVMEGSPAS, translated from the coding sequence ATGGCACCAGAACCACCCCTTCTCACGATGTCCGGCATCACCAAGTCGTTCCCCGGTGTCCGGGCCCTCGACGGCGTCGACCTCGACGTCCTGACCGGTGAAGTGCACTGCCTGCTCGGCCAGAACGGCGCCGGAAAGTCCACGCTCATCAAGGTCCTGGCCGGCGCCCACCAGCCGGACGACGGCGCGATCGGCTGGCGCGGCGAGCAGGTCACCCTGCGCTCGCCGATCGCCGCCATGCGCCTCGGTATCGCCACCATCTACCAGGAACTCGACCTGGTGGAGGGCCTGTCGGTGGCCGAGAACGTCTACCTCGGCCATGAACCGACCTCCGCCGGATTCGTCGTACGCGGCAAGGACGCGCGGGCCTCGACGGCCGCTCTCCTCAAGCGACTCGGTCACCCCGAGATCGATCCGGGCCGGCTCGTCGGCGAACTGTCCGCCGCCCACCAGCAGATCGTCTCCATGGCCCGGGCGCTCTCCCACGACGTACGCCTCATCGTGATGGACGAACCGTCCGCGGCCCTGGACCCGGACGAGGTCGACAACCTCTTCCGCATCGTCGGGGACCTCACCGCCGAGGGCGTCGCCGTCGTCTACATCTCGCACCGGCTGGAGGAGATCCGCCGCATCGGCGACCGGGTCACCGTCCTCAAGGACGGCCGCGCGGTGGCGAACGGACTGCCCGCGAAGTCGACGCCGACCCGTGAGGTCGTCGCGCTGATGACCGGCCGGAACGTCGAGTACGTCTTCCCGCCGCGCCCGGGGCACCAGGACCTGCCCGAGCCGGTGCTCGAAGTCCAAGGACTGTCCCGGCAGGGCGAGTTCGAGTCGCTCGACCTCACGCTGCGGCCCGGCGAGATCGTCGGCCTCGCGGGACTCGTCGGCTCCGGCCGCTCCGAGATCCTGGAGACCATCTACGGCGCCCGGAAGCCCAGTACCGGACAAGTGCGCGTACAGGGCAAGCAGTTGAAGCCGGGAAGTGTCCGGGCCGCCGTCGCCGCCGGACTCGGGCTCGCCCCCGAGGAACGCAAGGCGCAGGCCCTGCTGATGCTGGAGTCCGTCACCCGGAACGTCTCCGTGTCCTCCATATCCCGCTTCAGTTACGGCGGTTGGCTGGACCGGAACGCCGAACGGGACGCGGCGCGCAAGGCGACCCGCGAACTGTCGCTGCGCCCCGACAACCCGTCCGCCCTCATCCGCACCCTCTCCGGCGGCAACCAGCAGAAGGCGGTACTCGCCCGCTGGCTGCTGCGCGGCTGCCGGGTCCTGCTGCTCGACGAACCCACCCGCGGCGTCGACGTCGGCGCCCGCGCCGAGCTGTACGCCGTCATCCGCCGCCTCGCCGACGAAGGCCTGGCCGTGCTCATGGTCTCCAGTGAAGTACCCGAGGTCCTCGGCCTCGCCGACCGCGTCCTGGTGCTCCGAGAAGGCCGGGTCGTCCACCGGGCGCCCGCCCAGGAGCTCGACGAACACCGCGTACTCGACCTCGTCATGGAAGGAAGCCCGGCGTCATGA
- a CDS encoding PQQ-dependent sugar dehydrogenase produces the protein MHANDPTSTDRTGSHRADSHAGDRHRGRPKIRFRKALALLTGALLAGASLTLATPPAGAATADPGAAPAAPVAAEDFQQVTLAKGEAETGEPMSLAVLPDRSVLHTSRDGELRLTDSAGNTELAGKLDVYSHDEEGLQGVGVDPGFADNRFIYLYYAPPLDTPAGDAPETGTAADFAPFDGVNRLSRFVLNADGTLDNASEKKILDVPATRGICCHVGGDIDFDADGNLYLSTGDDSNPFQSDGYAPIDERADRNPVFDAQRTSGNTNDLRGKILRVKVNADGSYAIPDGNLFAPGTDKTRPEIYAMGFRNPFRFSVDKETGILYVGDYGPDAGAADPARGPAGQVEFARVTEPGNFGWPYCTGDNDAYVDYDFATKTSGAAFDCAAPKNTSPNNTGLTDLPPAQAAWIPYDGGSVPEFGTGSESPMGGPVYHFDPSLDSPVKFPEAYDGDFFAGEFGRRWIKRISSDGDGTVQSINDVPWTGTQVMDMAFGPDGALYVLDYGVSWFGGDENSALYRIENATDGHSPVAQATADKQSGQAPLKVTFSSAGSTDADGDTLTYSWDFGDGGTSTSANPTHKYKTNGTYTATLTAKDPDGRTGSSSVQIVVGNTAPKVTLQLPEDGQLFAFGDAVPFKVKVTDPEDGTIDCAKVKVTFVLGHDSHGHPVTSANGCSGTIQTSADGGHDEDANIFGVFDAEYTDGGGGGQQALTTHDQSVVQPKHRQAEHFGKSEGVTITERAGAHGAKTVGDIHNKDWISFEPYVLSNATKLTARVSSAGTGGKLEVRAGSPTGRLLGSATVPVTGGWETFQDVTASLSKAPRGTTTLYLVFKGRGTGALYDVDDFTFTTR, from the coding sequence GTGCACGCGAACGACCCCACCAGCACCGACAGAACCGGCAGTCACAGAGCCGACAGCCACGCGGGCGACCGTCACAGAGGCCGCCCGAAGATACGGTTCCGCAAGGCGCTGGCCCTGCTCACCGGCGCACTCCTCGCCGGTGCCTCACTCACCCTCGCCACACCCCCGGCCGGCGCGGCCACCGCGGACCCGGGCGCGGCGCCCGCCGCGCCGGTCGCCGCCGAGGACTTCCAGCAGGTCACCCTCGCCAAGGGCGAAGCCGAGACGGGCGAGCCCATGTCGCTGGCCGTCCTCCCGGACCGCTCGGTCCTGCACACCTCGCGCGACGGAGAGCTGCGGCTCACCGACAGCGCCGGCAACACCGAACTGGCGGGCAAGCTCGACGTCTACTCGCACGACGAGGAAGGCCTGCAGGGCGTCGGCGTCGACCCCGGCTTCGCCGACAACCGCTTCATCTACCTCTACTACGCCCCGCCGCTCGACACCCCGGCGGGCGACGCCCCCGAGACGGGCACCGCGGCCGACTTCGCGCCCTTCGACGGCGTCAACCGCCTCTCGCGCTTCGTCCTGAACGCCGACGGCACCCTCGACAACGCCAGCGAGAAGAAGATCCTCGACGTCCCCGCGACCCGCGGCATCTGCTGCCACGTCGGCGGCGACATCGACTTCGACGCGGACGGCAACCTCTACCTGTCGACCGGCGACGACTCCAACCCGTTCCAGTCGGACGGCTACGCGCCCATCGACGAGCGCGCCGACCGCAACCCCGTCTTCGACGCCCAGCGCACCTCCGGCAACACCAACGACCTGCGCGGCAAGATCCTGCGCGTCAAGGTGAACGCCGACGGCTCGTACGCGATCCCCGACGGCAACCTCTTCGCGCCCGGCACGGACAAGACGCGGCCCGAGATCTACGCGATGGGCTTCCGCAACCCGTTCCGCTTCAGCGTCGACAAGGAGACCGGCATCCTCTACGTCGGTGACTACGGCCCCGACGCCGGTGCCGCCGACCCCGCGCGCGGCCCCGCCGGACAGGTCGAGTTCGCCCGCGTGACCGAGCCCGGCAACTTCGGCTGGCCGTACTGCACCGGCGACAACGACGCCTACGTCGACTACGACTTCGCCACGAAGACCTCGGGCGCCGCCTTCGACTGCGCCGCGCCCAAGAACACCTCGCCGAACAACACAGGTCTCACCGACCTGCCCCCGGCCCAGGCCGCCTGGATCCCCTACGACGGCGGTTCCGTGCCCGAGTTCGGCACCGGCTCCGAGTCCCCGATGGGCGGACCGGTCTACCACTTCGACCCCTCCCTCGACTCGCCGGTCAAGTTCCCCGAGGCCTACGACGGCGACTTCTTCGCCGGTGAGTTCGGCCGCCGCTGGATCAAGCGGATCTCCTCGGACGGCGACGGCACCGTGCAGTCCATCAACGACGTGCCGTGGACCGGTACCCAGGTCATGGACATGGCCTTCGGCCCGGACGGCGCGCTGTACGTCCTCGACTACGGCGTGTCCTGGTTCGGCGGCGACGAGAACTCCGCCCTGTACCGCATCGAGAACGCCACGGACGGCCACTCGCCCGTCGCCCAGGCCACGGCCGACAAGCAGTCCGGACAGGCGCCCCTGAAGGTCACGTTCTCCTCGGCCGGCTCCACGGACGCCGACGGCGACACCCTCACGTACAGCTGGGACTTCGGCGACGGCGGCACGTCCACCTCGGCCAACCCGACTCACAAGTACAAGACGAACGGCACCTACACCGCGACCCTGACGGCGAAGGACCCCGACGGCCGCACCGGCAGCTCCAGCGTGCAGATCGTCGTCGGCAACACCGCCCCCAAGGTGACCCTCCAACTCCCCGAGGACGGCCAGCTGTTCGCCTTCGGTGACGCGGTGCCCTTCAAGGTGAAGGTGACCGACCCCGAGGACGGCACCATCGACTGCGCCAAGGTGAAGGTCACCTTCGTCCTCGGCCACGACAGCCACGGCCACCCGGTGACCTCGGCCAACGGCTGCTCCGGCACCATCCAGACCAGCGCCGACGGCGGCCACGACGAGGACGCCAACATCTTCGGTGTCTTCGACGCGGAGTACACCGACGGCGGAGGCGGCGGTCAGCAGGCGCTCACCACGCACGACCAGTCCGTCGTCCAGCCCAAGCACCGCCAGGCCGAGCACTTCGGCAAGTCCGAGGGCGTGACGATCACGGAGCGGGCCGGCGCGCACGGCGCGAAGACCGTCGGCGACATCCACAACAAGGACTGGATCTCCTTCGAGCCGTACGTCCTGAGCAACGCCACCAAGCTCACGGCACGCGTCTCCTCCGCGGGCACGGGCGGCAAGCTCGAAGTCCGCGCGGGCTCGCCCACCGGACGCCTCCTGGGCAGCGCGACCGTCCCGGTGACCGGCGGCTGGGAGACCTTCCAGGACGTCACCGCCTCCCTGTCCAAGGCACCACGCGGCACGACCACGCTCTACCTCGTCTTCAAGGGACGCGGCACCGGGGCCCTGTACGACGTGGACGACTTCACCTTCACGACCCGCTGA
- a CDS encoding ROK family transcriptional regulator has product MTARPGNAHQARLLRLLRDGGPNSRAQLGDQVDLSRSKLAVEVERLLETGLVVADGLAASRGGRRSHNIRLAPALRFLGVDIGATSIDVAVTNAELEVLGHINQPMDVREGPVAVFEQVLSMAAKLKASGLAEGFDGAGIGVPGPVRFPEGVPVAPPIMPGWDGFPVREALSQDLGCPVMVDNDVNLMAMGEQHAGVARSVGDFLCVKIGTGIGCGIVVGGEVYRGTTGSAGDIGHIQAVPDGRPCACGNRGCLEAHFSGAALARDATDAAHQGLSQELAARLEAAGALSAIDVAAAAAAGDATALDLIREGGTRTGQVIAGLVSFFNPGLVVIGGGVTGLGHTLLAAIRTQVYRQSLPLATGNLPIVLGELGPTAGVIGAARLISDHLFSPA; this is encoded by the coding sequence ATGACAGCGCGACCCGGGAACGCCCACCAGGCGCGGCTGCTCAGACTGCTGCGTGACGGCGGCCCCAACTCGCGGGCGCAGCTGGGGGACCAGGTCGATCTCTCCCGGTCCAAGCTGGCCGTGGAGGTCGAACGGCTCCTGGAGACCGGCCTCGTGGTGGCCGACGGACTCGCCGCCTCCCGCGGCGGCCGCAGGTCCCACAACATCCGGCTCGCTCCGGCGCTGCGCTTCCTGGGCGTCGACATCGGGGCCACGTCGATAGACGTCGCCGTCACCAACGCGGAGCTGGAGGTGCTGGGACACATCAACCAGCCCATGGACGTACGCGAGGGCCCGGTCGCGGTCTTCGAGCAAGTCCTGTCCATGGCAGCGAAGTTGAAGGCATCGGGACTCGCCGAGGGGTTCGACGGCGCCGGCATCGGGGTACCCGGTCCGGTTCGCTTCCCCGAAGGTGTCCCGGTCGCCCCGCCGATCATGCCGGGCTGGGACGGATTCCCCGTCCGCGAGGCGCTGAGTCAGGACCTCGGCTGCCCCGTCATGGTCGACAACGACGTGAACCTGATGGCGATGGGGGAGCAGCACGCGGGCGTGGCCCGCTCCGTGGGCGACTTCCTCTGCGTCAAGATCGGTACCGGTATCGGCTGCGGGATCGTCGTCGGCGGTGAGGTCTACCGCGGTACGACGGGCAGCGCGGGCGACATCGGCCACATCCAGGCCGTACCGGACGGCCGCCCGTGCGCGTGCGGCAACCGGGGCTGCCTGGAGGCCCACTTCAGCGGAGCGGCCCTGGCACGCGACGCCACGGACGCCGCCCACCAGGGGCTTTCCCAGGAACTCGCGGCACGACTGGAGGCGGCGGGCGCCCTGAGCGCCATCGACGTCGCCGCCGCCGCTGCCGCGGGGGACGCCACCGCGCTCGATCTGATCCGCGAGGGCGGTACCCGCACCGGCCAGGTCATCGCCGGACTCGTCAGCTTCTTCAACCCGGGCCTGGTGGTCATCGGCGGCGGAGTGACCGGCCTCGGCCACACCCTGCTCGCCGCGATCCGCACCCAGGTCTACCGCCAGTCGCTGCCCCTCGCGACCGGCAACCTACCCATCGTCCTGGGCGAGTTGGGCCCCACCGCCGGAGTCATCGGCGCGGCCCGTCTCATCAGCGACCACCTGTTCTCACCCGCGTAA
- a CDS encoding substrate-binding domain-containing protein: MPELTSRRGLLFGTAAVSAGVLLAGCTSNESDDEPASNDQPAADDKKGKQVTIGFAGPQADHGWLNAINDNAKSRAKKYEDVTLEITEGSNDTAAQIGQIETLINKKVDVLVILPADGKALTQVGLKAMRAGIPVVNLDRIFNSPQAYRSYIGGDNFGMGLNAGHYIGEKLKDKKNAKVIELAGLDNLELTKQRTAGFDAALKNYPNIKKVARQAAEFTVESGQAKMSQLLQAQSSFDALWNHDDDQGVGALRAIEQAGRDDFLMVGGAGALSAMQAIESDNSVLKATVLYPPTMAASAIDLARALGQGKGISGLAEFEIPSSLTLYSAVVDKENVKTYLPTGFK, translated from the coding sequence ATGCCAGAGCTCACGAGCCGCAGAGGACTGCTCTTCGGCACCGCCGCCGTCTCGGCCGGTGTCCTCCTCGCCGGTTGCACCAGCAACGAATCCGACGACGAGCCGGCCTCCAACGACCAGCCCGCCGCCGATGACAAGAAGGGCAAGCAGGTCACCATCGGCTTCGCCGGCCCGCAGGCCGACCACGGCTGGCTCAACGCGATCAACGACAACGCGAAGAGCCGCGCCAAGAAGTACGAGGACGTGACGCTGGAGATCACCGAGGGCTCCAACGACACCGCGGCCCAGATCGGCCAGATAGAGACGCTGATCAACAAGAAGGTCGACGTCCTGGTCATCCTGCCCGCCGACGGCAAGGCCCTCACCCAGGTCGGCCTCAAGGCCATGCGGGCCGGCATCCCGGTGGTCAACCTCGACCGCATCTTCAACTCCCCGCAGGCGTACCGCAGTTACATCGGCGGCGACAACTTCGGCATGGGTCTCAACGCCGGTCACTACATCGGCGAGAAGCTCAAGGACAAGAAGAACGCCAAGGTCATCGAGCTGGCCGGACTCGACAACCTGGAACTCACCAAGCAGCGCACGGCAGGCTTCGACGCGGCCCTCAAGAACTACCCGAACATCAAGAAGGTGGCCCGCCAGGCCGCCGAGTTCACCGTCGAGTCGGGACAGGCCAAGATGTCCCAGCTGCTGCAGGCCCAGTCGAGCTTCGACGCGCTGTGGAACCACGACGACGACCAGGGCGTCGGCGCCCTGCGCGCCATCGAGCAGGCCGGCCGCGACGACTTCCTGATGGTCGGCGGAGCGGGCGCGCTGTCCGCCATGCAGGCCATCGAGTCGGACAACAGCGTCCTCAAGGCGACCGTCCTGTACCCGCCCACCATGGCCGCGTCCGCGATCGACCTGGCCCGCGCGCTCGGCCAGGGCAAGGGCATCAGCGGCCTCGCGGAGTTCGAGATCCCCTCGTCCCTGACGCTCTACTCGGCCGTCGTGGACAAGGAGAACGTCAAGACGTACCTGCCCACGGGGTTCAAGTAG